Proteins encoded in a region of the Nostoc sp. UHCC 0926 genome:
- a CDS encoding DUF1998 domain-containing protein translates to MLTYQCISLDLNSKQAILKQTADSSLFTVAVTESETSSLTVLTDPVKLPLLFSQVSDVDDCQEYLTLSLSFGEVKHITSGYSLMTQIYEQTCLNKRCLNYKEPLPKERRCPLCSKLTRKAVIVKTLSEEKFEQPFRTRFSAPMVKVAINSSARQYLQHNALETRTNLTRSGEPIPPGYQQLWEYSSTLIAIHSFGHQIMRALQLVARVDPKQVNFTVVKELGENNNYTGYFYDTSDGGNGAAEAVFKHLPKLAGAARAIAQDCNCNTGCAKCLIQYGCPDGNIALLKQMGLLLLDAIASTGA, encoded by the coding sequence ATGCTGACTTATCAGTGCATCTCCCTTGACTTGAACAGCAAGCAAGCAATATTAAAACAGACAGCAGATAGCTCACTGTTTACAGTTGCAGTTACGGAATCAGAAACCAGTAGCCTAACAGTGCTGACAGATCCGGTGAAGTTACCATTGCTGTTTTCTCAAGTCAGTGATGTTGATGACTGTCAGGAATACCTAACCCTGTCACTTAGTTTTGGTGAAGTTAAACACATTACCAGTGGTTACAGTTTAATGACCCAAATCTATGAGCAGACTTGTTTGAACAAGCGGTGTCTTAACTACAAAGAGCCGCTACCTAAAGAACGTCGTTGTCCACTTTGTAGCAAACTCACACGTAAGGCTGTAATTGTGAAAACCCTCTCAGAAGAAAAGTTTGAACAGCCTTTCCGTACACGATTTTCAGCACCAATGGTCAAAGTAGCAATTAACTCAAGTGCGCGGCAATACCTCCAGCACAATGCCTTGGAAACTAGAACCAATTTAACCCGCAGTGGAGAACCGATTCCCCCTGGTTATCAACAGTTGTGGGAATATTCCAGTACCTTGATTGCTATCCACAGCTTTGGGCATCAAATTATGAGAGCTTTACAGCTGGTGGCTAGAGTTGACCCAAAACAGGTGAATTTTACAGTAGTGAAGGAGTTAGGGGAAAATAACAATTACACAGGCTATTTCTATGATACCAGTGATGGCGGTAATGGTGCGGCTGAAGCTGTGTTTAAACATCTGCCAAAACTTGCTGGTGCTGCTAGAGCGATCGCACAGGATTGTAATTGCAATACTGGCTGTGCCAAGTGCTTAATTCAATATGGTTGCCCTGATGGGAACATTGCTTTATTGAAGCAAATGGGATTATTGTTGTTAGATGCGATCGCCTCCACTGGGGCGTAG
- a CDS encoding clan AA aspartic protease, with product MSLILRPPGRSDVEIEFVVDTGFEGFLTLPIAVVNELQLPYVARIDANLADDSSIAAFAYRVIVVWNGIEREVIVLGIGRRPLIGTALLEDCHLGIDFCDGGTVLIDEIL from the coding sequence ATGAGTCTAATACTTCGTCCTCCAGGACGGTCAGATGTAGAAATTGAATTTGTTGTAGATACAGGTTTTGAAGGCTTTCTGACCCTGCCAATTGCGGTCGTTAATGAGCTTCAACTCCCCTATGTGGCTCGAATTGATGCCAACCTTGCCGATGATTCCAGTATTGCAGCCTTTGCTTATCGTGTAATAGTTGTGTGGAATGGTATAGAGCGTGAGGTTATAGTTCTAGGAATAGGTCGTCGTCCATTGATTGGAACTGCCCTGCTTGAAGATTGTCATCTCGGCATAGACTTTTGTGACGGTGGTACAGTACTGATTGATGAGATTTTGTAG